The Raphanus sativus cultivar WK10039 chromosome 2, ASM80110v3, whole genome shotgun sequence genome includes a region encoding these proteins:
- the LOC108841517 gene encoding F-box/kelch-repeat protein At5g39560-like — MISQEVEPTEKRKKTIPEPPSTLFSSLPPEIVENILARVSRWAYPRLSLVSKSFRSLLSPLEIYKTRSEIGVNETCFYVCLKLPNQSCASWFSLWTEPNKRTKRRGKTTFKRDSSGNSVVPTPFSSFHSPPFPRYIATTVGSEIYIIGGPDGEPSSSVRILDCRNHTWRDGPNMTVARDDAYTALHDGKIYVIGGCDIDAYSTNWIEVFDVRTQSWTALPGPGPDADEELRRAYYFIIVNVCKGKIYVETIGKYYTYEPKDGTWKLVRERSNLFFSNSVEAWCEMENVLYCCTELGYLMWSTTEIEGREWREIKGLDKLREHLKSGNEFEMANYGGKLLVMWCLHSDLCMRNKIWYAKICLESRGNGREVWGKVECVDMLTFPVETYKRFCCLTASV, encoded by the coding sequence ATGATCTCCCAAGAAGTTGAACCAACcgaaaagaggaagaaaaccatTCCTGAGCCACCGTCGACATTGTTCTCGTCACTTCCACCTGAAATAGTAGAGAACATTCTCGCCCGTGTCTCGAGATGGGCTTACCCTCGACTCTCTCTGGTCTCCAAGAGCTTCCGTTCTCTGTTATCTCCTCTTGAAATATACAAGACGCGATCAGAAATCGGAGTCAATGAAACATGCTTCTATGTTTGCTTAAAGCTGCCTAATCAATCATGTGCGAGCTGGTTTAGTCTATGGACGGAAccaaataaaagaacaaaacggAGAGGAAAGACCACGTTTAAACGGGATTCAAGTGGAAACTCGGTTGTTCCGACACCTTTCTCTTCTTTCCATTCTCCTCCCTTCCCTCGTTACATTGCAACAACAGTTGGTTCGGAAATCTACATAATCGGCGGACCCGACGGGGAGCCGTCTTCATCTGTCCGGATCCTTGATTGTCGGAATCACACTTGGCGTGATGGCCCTAATATGACCGTGGCTAGGGATGATGCGTATACAGCTTTACATGATgggaaaatatatgtaattggAGGTTGCGACATTGACGCCTACTCTACAAACTGGATTGAGGTATTTGACGTAAGGACTCAGTCTTGGACAGCCTTGCCGGGTCCTGGCCCTGATGCGGACGAAGAGTTACGCCGtgcatattattttattatagttaatgTGTGCAAAGGAAAAATTTACGTGGAAACAATTGGAAAGTACTACACTTACGAGCCGAAAGATGGTACGTGGAAACTTGTAAGAGAGAGATCGAATTTATTCTTTTCCAACTCCGTTGAGGCTTGGTGTGAGATGGAGAATGTATTATACTGTTGCACTGAATTGGGGTATTTAATGTGGTCGACCACTGAGATTGAAGGTAGAGAGTGGAGAGAGATCAAGGGCTTGGATAAATTGCGTGAGCATTTAAAAAGTGGGAATGAGTTTGAAATGGCTAACTATGGTGGGAAGCTTTTAGTTATGTGGTGTCTACATTCCGATCTTTGCATGAGAAACAAGATCTGGTATGCAAAGATTTGTTTAGAATCAAGAGGCAATGGACGTGAGGTGTGGGGTAAGGTTGAGTGTGTCGATATGCTTACCTTTCCTGTTGAAACATATAAAAGATTTTGTTGTTTAACTGCTTCTGTTTGA